AATTACAAACATCTCATGTTTGGCTGGTTGTTGTTAGATTTATGTCAGGAAAGAGGGTCTTGTTGTTGTTGGTAATGCAGTTGTACTAGTTACTAGCTAGTTAGACAACCCATCGTCTTCATAGACTCTAGAAATAACAGAAGAATGAACCACTATTTTTAACTACATTATTCTCTGTCCAACCTTCATTACTGCGTACACATAATGGGTCCGTTTCTGTCTATTTATGTTCCTCTTTTTCATGTGTGAAACTTAATGAGTTAGTTAGGTAGGTCAGGCCATCCATCAGAAAATTAGGTTGGGTTGGTGACCCATTTATTCTACTAGGCTTTTTCCCTTTGCAAAATCCATTTCCAAGATCAGAATCATTCCAATTTTTTGACCACTACTCTAGTAGACCAGTAGTTTCTTTACTGTTCAACAGAACATGACTTACAAAATAACAGGGGGCACAGCTTTGGTTTATTATTAACACATGGAAGATTACATTAATACACTTGACAAATTCAATATAGCTTGTGCAGTGCAGCTGAATGGCGGATTTACCTGAGCTAACACTTCGTAATATTACATATTAGCAGGACCAACACAGCCTCCTATTTCAATGAAGCAGCAGCCTTCTGCACCTGGATATTTCAAATCTCCATCCTATGACGCCCTCCAAAAGCCCAAATTTGCAAACAAGATACTCTAATTCTGGTAAGGATAATTGATCCATCCACAAATAGGTTCTTATTTATAGTTCAAGACATCATGGACTCATTTATTTAACTAGGATTTGACAATTTTCTAAAGTTGCTTCCAGACTCCAAGGGAGAATGAGCCATCCCCTAAGAATATCCATAAGACAAACTCAATTGAAAAGTTTGTTACTGAATCATCTGGTTATAACCATGGTTAGATCAGGGGGAAATCTTACTTTAAGGTCTATATCCCAACATCCTGTACATAAGGCACTACCATCAGCAGACAAACCCAAACAACTGATCCGTCCATTATGTGAGTTCTGTAAAGATCCCAAGTTCAGGACCACctgagaaaagaaaaataagtagTTAGAGCCAGCATACCTCCTAACTTGGTAGTAACTGTAAGTCATCTAGCAGGCAAAACCTCCCCTGTGAGTAGAAAAGTTCAATTCCTGAACAGTAGTAGACTTATGGTTGCCTTGATTTCTTGCCAACATAATGTTTATTATGGTATATGATCATCAAGCGAAGATTCAATTTTCACAAAAGCATGTTCTTTGCGTTGAAACTTGAAAAAGAAGAGCATGTACCTTTGCTAATGAAGTACCCCATACGTAACAATCACCATTTGAGTATCCGACGAACAAAAGTCTGCCTGATATTGAAAAGCCAATGGAATTCTGCTGGTACACTACCATCATCGTGTTGCTGATGGTAGACCTAGAGCTCATTCCAGTTCTCACATCAAACAACCTGCATGCACCATCATCTGACCCAGTTCCAAATCGCTGCCCATCTGGGAAAATTTTACAGTGTTCACATCTCCCTTTTGGCCTGATATGTACGGACAGCTCCAATACCTTTGCGGCTATCCCACAAACGAGCTGTTGTGTCAGATGAACCAGAAACAAATATATCCGATGCATTGATCGAGAAACTGAAAGAATTAAAGCAACAGGTCACTGTAGTCAGGATATGCAGATTACCGGATATAAAGACAAAAAGACGTATAGCAGAAAGTAGGAGACAATATTTTGTTGACAAGACGTAATGATTACTCCAATGATACCTCAATACATCAGCAGTGTGGCCTGAAGGAGATTCACCACTGAAAACAGAAACTCTCTGACCTGTAGTCATATCCCACAAAACGCATGTCTGATCACCAGAGCTTGTTATTAGGTCAGCATCCTTATTAGGAACATATTGACATGAGGATGCATAACCCTTGTGCCCACTGAGCATTTTTGATATACGCAAATTTCCATCTTTGTCAACTGAAGAATTAAGATTGAAGGTAGAGCACAAGTTATCAAGGCCCCCACATGCCACAGACTGACCATTGGGAGATAAGGCACACGTCGTAACCCATGCACAGGGTAGTTTAATAGCATGTGTTTTCTGGCTCTAAGAGCATTCCACACAATTAACCTTTCATCTTGAGATGCACTGACAATTTTATTCTTTTCAGGAGTAGTAGaccagccaaaaaaaaaaaaacatttcgaAACCAAAACACATGATTTCAAATGTTCTATCACTTAATCAGAAGACTTGACAACGTGGTAAAATTACGAAAATGAAAGATTTGATATAGGACATTAACAGTACCCATATCACTATTCTGAACAACTTCGGTTAGAAAACCTTAAGTCTGCTTACTTAAGGAAGACGGAATGCTGTTCCTCATAAGATTCACAACCTTTGAATTGAGATTATTCTACCATCAATCTTCTGATACCCAAGTTCTATATATGCAATGCCCTAGAACAGTTTACAGCTTAATTTGACTAGATCACAGGGTAACTCTACATATCCAGTCATCACTAGAAGACTGTTCGAGAGAACAAATACCAAAGAATACGATTGGAAACTATTACATCGATAGTAGCCAAGAGAAGGCACATAATTACTAAGCGAATTGTAGTACAGAAATGTTTGGTGTGCCAGTGTCTGGCTCACGCATGCATACCAATGTTAGAAAGAGTAtatgtaactaagtttactttcaTATGTAATTAACTTTACCTGCATTACTTATACGTGATTAGGTTTTATTCAGACTTACCAATCCCCTAATGTTACCTGCAAGCTTCACTAAGCTCGATGTGTATACAGTCGCAGTTATTAAGGGCCTTTGCAGAACCATAAGGATTCTTACAATGCAAAAACAAAGCAATGGTGGCAccaatacaaaaagataaaagaTATATCTAGCAGATGGAAAACAAATGAAATTCACACACTGGATATTGAAGTAAGCCACTGATAGTCTGATATTTATAAACCTGATCATAGTGATGGAAAAGCTCAAGTTTTGCAATTAGGAAATTAGAATATCTCAGAATCTAAGGCATTAAACCATAAGAGTAGTACTAAACAGAAGCAACTACAGAACATACTAATACTAGCAAATCTAATATGTTAACTATGAATATGGACCCAAATGAAAATGTTAAACCCCAGTGGATCCAAAACCTCCTGAACCCCTAACTGTAGAATCCAAATCTTCAACTTCTTCAACCTCAGGGGTAATTATCTTCTCAAtaatcaattgagcaactctatCACCCATTTTAACTTGGAAATCGACATCAGAATGATTGAATAAGATAACCCCAACTGGTCCTCTATAATCAGCATCAATAACACCAGCACCTACATCTATTGAATGCTTCCAGGTCAATCCTGAACGAGGTGCTGCAATCACAAGATACACATTGAAATTAGAAAACCATATAGAAAATTACCATCAAGATTAACACAAACAGCTCCTAGAAAGGAAGGAAATTACCAACACGAGCATAAGTTCCTTCAGGTACCGCAATGCTTAAATCAGTTGGAATTAGGGCTTTTCCTCTGCCTGGAACTATCATTTCAGCCGCACTACACTTAATAAAAGACAAATAGTCAGAcctaattaacaaaaaaaatatggAGGGTTTTCTGAAAGGGGGGTTTTGTTGGTTACCTAGAAAGATCATAACCAGCCGAAAGGGATGAACCTCTAGAAGGAAGAACAGCTTTTTCTGAAAGCTTTTTAACTCTCAAGAAAGAAGAGATTTCTGGAACGCCGTTTTCATGAACCTTCTGGATCTTCACTGGAGGTTCTTTGACTTCTGAAGTCtgattgtttttgttgttgtgagAATCCATTTTGATACTGAGAAAATTGAAATAGGGTTTGCTTCTGGTGATATGAAGATTTGGGAACGGAGAAGATGTGGGAATTGATTTATAAGGAGAACGAAATTTGGGAAAAGTCGGATTAAGATTGGCGCCAACATTTCCCGCCATTAACATTTCCCGCCATTAACATTCCTTAGGGTTTTTCTATTGGAAGGGTTGAACCGGAAAAAAAGTTTATATTCTGGTCCATATATTTGTTGAAAATAGGCACCCCGGCTCATGTGACATGTTGATAGAGTGGGAAAAAGATAGATCTGAACAATAGCCTTCCTACGGCAGAGTAAATCATAGTCGAATCATATTACGTACAGGGTCAACGGGTTATAATCCCATattcatccacaaaaaacccatcaaaacaaaaataacacaaaaactccaaaaaaaaaacaaaagtaacacaaaaactccaAAGAATTCGatgaataaaatttgatgaaaccaattttgaaatttagggtttttgtatcaattattAAAAATAtgagatttttgtatcaattttgtttaagacggagttttaatggatcccaacatttgaacggggtttttgtaccacaagtttggtcaccttaggTTTTATTACTAGTTCTGTTATGTATAACTTATTTTACAAGAGTTGTGATCGGGAAATTGTAAGCAGAATTACAGATGACCGTATGGTGAAGTTTGATAGCACCATCAGCTTAAGCTCCATGAGTTCCACCATCATGGAAGGGCAAGTTGGACTCAACCCTCATACTAACTATGCTTTCATTGCCATGTCTCATACAGGTCTCTGTGTGGGAGCAAGAAGAATCAAAGATTGCATCTAAGCAGACAACAAAGCTAGAATAGGAGCTGAACTAGCTGTGAGATGGCCAAAAGAGTTGCAGAGAGCTAACATAGACTTCCAAGCTAAAGATGAGGCAACTCTAAAGGAAATAGGAGAGTATTATAAAGCTGAGGTCCAAGGAAGATTCAACATGGGATACCGTCAAATGAAGGATGGAAAACTGATCAAAATCACTAAGGATCATAACACTACGGAAACTAAATTAGCTAGCTTAGTTTCTTGCACTACTCATGTAGACAACTTTAATTGGAAAGGTCCAGACTTAACAAAATTACTACATTTTGTTAGTTTTGTAAATAGGATTGAGCATGATATCAACCTAAGACTTTGCATAATGCTAGAAATAGCTATGCAGGGTCTGTTTGTATCGTCTGAGGTACTACCTATCCCGTGGAGTTCTCTttttctctatatatatatataataaaaaagAATAATAGCCATCCTACTCGAGAGATATTTTGCAGCAAGGCTTCCGAACTTTCAGTGAAGGTTTCATTAACACTTTATATATCAGTAAGTTAcataaatataaataatataaattCAGCAGGTTTAGCAACCCGTAGTAATAGTTGGAGTgagttgaaaaataaaagataagttgTTTGGGAAAGATTCGAGTCTACTTGTGAATCTATTTTAGGATAAATATTAGAACCAAAGATACACGTATCTCTGACACTCTCTTTCAATTTGAGATTGAGTGGGAGAATGTTCAACTTGTCTCCGATAAAATGAGATCTTGGCAATGCTAAACCTTTACTAAAGTCATCAACAAGTTGATATTTCGATGATATGAACTTTTTTTtatatagaaaaagaaaaatttgctgAAAAATAGATGAAAGTAAAGGTCTCTCCCACAGTTGATGACTTTGAGTTTTTCTTCTGGCTCTAGCTAGACGTTGGGGATGAGTAAAATTGTCATATTTAATGGTCTTACAAAGGACTTTGTCAAAAGATTTAAGACACAAAATAATATGATCAACTTTGTCATTTTCCCTCCAACTAGTTCTTCTTATTCTGCCTTGCAGAGCTTTAGTAATGTTTTGATTGGATCCTAAAAGATTAAGAGATCTACAGTGAAGTTGAGAGGCCTAATCAAGTGTGTCTTGAAAAACTAGACAATCTTGTTCTTTTCTTCCATGGATTTTGGTGCCTCTGGTTCTATTGTCAATGGTATTTTCAGAAGGCCCTATTACGCAAACACCAAACCATGTTAGACATGTGGAATTACCATAGATAGGCATAAAAGCAAAGGTGACCTTCAGCGTGGTTATCTGATTTGTATCTTTTATCATTCTCGTCGGCACTTTATTTTTAGCTATCTGATAGTGCATCATAGTTATGGTCGAATGGTTTATCATGTGTCTTGGACAAGGTTCAACTTTTTTTAAACAACATTTCACACCTATCCTTCCATATAAACCAACATATGATGACACAAAGACCGGCCCAAGAGTCCCGCTGAGTTGTATCTAGGCCAAGTTGCTAAAACATTACTAGAATTGTCAAGGTTCGGCGAGCAGTGAGCCCAAACTGCTCTGGAAAAGCTACATTTGCATGAGAGAATGCTCTCCAGTTTCAGGATGACTATTACATAAGGTGCATACTGGTTCAATATGGCTAGCATATGTGTCTAGATTACCACTAAAGAGGAGAATGTTGTTTTTCATCTTCCATATGAAGTACTAAATTCTAGAAAAAATATTAAGATCCCAAATTTTCATAGCCACAACATTATTTGGCTGAGAAGTCTTTTTATCCTGAAGATTATATAAAGATTTACTGGTGAAGTTTCCTTGAGAATTGTTAATCTATCTCAGAGTATCCTCGGTCGCTTTATTAGGGGTGAGGGTAAGGATTTTGGTTACTGTTTCTCGCTCAGATAGCTCATTTAACACTTCTATATCCCATCGTGTATCATTCACCATTTCATAGTTTGTAGTTTCCCCTGTATTATCAAGGCTTATAGGGTTTCCTTTTTCATCAGGAATCCACTTATCTTTTCATATATTAATAGAACTCCCATTACCAATCTTCCAAATAATAAAGTCTTTAAGGATCATCAGCCCTTTGTAGACACCCTTCCAAGTCTAAGAATAGTCAACATTATGAGTATCTTGGAAAAGATCGTTGTTAGTGAAATATTTCTCTTTCATGGTTTTATAATAAGTGGTATTTGGTTGATGGATAAATCTCCATCCATTTTTAGCTATGAAAGACAGGTTCATTAAAGTCTAGTTTCTTCAGACTATTCTCATCTTTTTTCTTTACTCTTACGTAACCCACTCCATCCTTTCATGTAATCCCTTTCTTAGGCCGAAGCTttccccaccaaaagtctcttATAGTGTTAATAACTCTTTTTATGGTAGTTTTCGACAAGATAAACGTAGACATAGTATACACAGGTAAATACTCTAACACGGATTTAACCATAATCCCTTTTCCCGGAGGGGACATGGATTCACTCTTCCAGCCCTTAAGCCTACCTCCCATTTTTTCAGACGAATTATTAAAGCATTCAACTTTAGATTTATTGGTAAATAAACCCCCTAAGTATTTATAttcaatctattttttttttaatttaagaaTATTAATGATCTCTACTAAGACTATTTTGAATATAAATGTGAAGAAAATTCCTGACTTAGAAAAAAACAATCATCTGACCAGAAGTATTGCCATAGTCTTATAAAATAGTCAAGAGATTTTTTCTTTGGTGATATTTTGGCTTAGAAAATATCAAGCAATTATCCATAAAAAGTAGAGGACTAATTGATAGACAATGCTTATGAATCTTAAATCCTAAGATATAACCTCTTTGTTTAGCATTGGCAAAGTCCTTGAAAAGGATTCCATGCAAAGAATGAACATATAAGGGGACATATGGTCCCATTTTCTTAATCCTCTAGAGGGTTTAAAAGGCGTGCAAGGAACCCCATTAACAAGGATAGCAGAATGACCGGTGCTGATACATTAAAAAACGAGCGTGCACCAAGTCTCACAGAAACCCATTCTTTAGAGAATGGCTATGAAAAATTCTCATTTCAAACGGTCAAAGGTcttagacatgtagatttttaatcccataaaatcattcttaattttgtttttccttaTCATAGCATGAATTATCTCATGAGAAACAAGGATGTTGTCTGAGA
Above is a genomic segment from Papaver somniferum cultivar HN1 chromosome 10, ASM357369v1, whole genome shotgun sequence containing:
- the LOC113319143 gene encoding deoxyuridine 5'-triphosphate nucleotidohydrolase-like; amino-acid sequence: MDSHNNKNNQTSEVKEPPVKIQKVHENGVPEISSFLRVKKLSEKAVLPSRGSSLSAGYDLSSAAEMIVPGRGKALIPTDLSIAVPEGTYARVAPRSGLTWKHSIDVGAGVIDADYRGPVGVILFNHSDVDFQVKMGDRVAQLIIEKIITPEVEEVEDLDSTVRGSGGFGSTGV